Proteins co-encoded in one Pseudomonas beijingensis genomic window:
- a CDS encoding glutamate-5-semialdehyde dehydrogenase, with protein sequence MTESVLDYMTRLGRAAREASRIIGRASTAQKNRALQAAANALDAARAELSAANELDLAAGRANGLEPAMLERLALTPARIDGMIVGLRQVAALPDPVGAIRDMSYRPSGIQVGKMRVPLGVVGIIYESRPNVTIDAASLCLKSGNATILRGGSEAIHSNRAIAACIQRGLAEADLPAAVVQVVETTDRAAVGALITMPEYVDVIVPRGGKGLIERVSRDARVPVIKHLDGICHVYVSAHAELPKAQRIAFNAKTYRYGICGAMETLLVDQAVAQDFLPSMAAQFREKGVELRGCERTRAIIEAVAATAEDWDTEYLAPILSIRVVDGLDQAIDHINRHGSHHTDSIVSEHQGETRRFVAEVDSASVMINTPTCFADGFEYGLGAEIGISTDKLHARGPVGLEGLTCEKYIVVGDGQLRGQEPV encoded by the coding sequence ATGACTGAGTCCGTTCTTGACTACATGACCCGCCTGGGTCGCGCCGCTCGCGAAGCGTCGCGCATCATCGGCCGGGCCAGCACCGCGCAGAAAAACCGCGCCCTGCAGGCCGCCGCCAATGCGCTGGACGCCGCGCGCGCCGAGTTGTCCGCCGCCAACGAGCTGGACCTGGCCGCTGGCCGGGCCAATGGTCTGGAGCCGGCCATGCTCGAGCGTCTGGCGCTGACCCCGGCACGCATCGACGGCATGATCGTCGGTCTGCGCCAGGTCGCGGCCCTGCCGGACCCGGTCGGGGCGATCCGCGACATGAGCTACCGTCCGTCGGGCATCCAGGTCGGCAAGATGCGCGTGCCCCTGGGCGTGGTCGGGATCATCTACGAGTCGCGGCCGAACGTGACCATCGACGCCGCGAGCCTGTGCCTGAAGTCGGGTAACGCGACCATCCTGCGTGGCGGCTCCGAGGCCATCCATTCCAACCGCGCCATTGCCGCCTGCATCCAGCGCGGCCTGGCCGAGGCCGATCTGCCGGCGGCCGTGGTGCAAGTGGTGGAAACCACCGACCGCGCCGCGGTCGGCGCCCTGATCACCATGCCCGAGTACGTCGATGTCATCGTGCCCCGTGGCGGCAAGGGCTTGATCGAACGGGTCAGCCGTGACGCCCGCGTGCCGGTGATCAAGCACCTGGACGGCATCTGCCACGTCTACGTCAGTGCCCACGCCGAATTGCCAAAGGCCCAGCGCATCGCTTTCAACGCCAAGACCTACCGCTACGGTATCTGCGGCGCGATGGAAACCCTGCTGGTGGACCAGGCCGTTGCCCAGGATTTTTTGCCCTCGATGGCCGCCCAGTTCCGCGAAAAAGGCGTCGAGCTGCGTGGTTGCGAGCGTACCCGGGCGATCATCGAGGCCGTCGCGGCCACGGCAGAAGACTGGGACACCGAATACCTGGCGCCGATTTTGTCGATCCGTGTGGTCGACGGGCTGGACCAGGCCATCGACCACATCAACCGCCACGGCTCGCACCACACCGATTCCATCGTCAGTGAACACCAGGGCGAAACCCGGCGGTTCGTGGCCGAAGTCGACTCGGCATCGGTGATGATCAACACCCCGACCTGCTTCGCCGATGGCTTTGAATACGGATTGGGTGCCGAGATCGGCATTTCTAC
- a CDS encoding DNA-3-methyladenine glycosylase, with amino-acid sequence MTDLPSPNALPHAFFDRDAQVLAKDLLGKVIRHKVGDLWLSARIIETEAYYFAEKGSHASLGYTEKRKALFLDGGHIYMYYARGGDSLNFSAQGPGNAVLIKSAYPWVDALSGPASLAQMLLNNPDAQGRPRTPQKLCAGQTLLCKALGLKVPDWDAKRFDPERLLVEDVGVPTVNAIQTTRLGIPLGRDEHLPYRFVDAAYAPWCTRNPLRRGQVEGRDYFLLS; translated from the coding sequence ATGACCGATTTGCCATCGCCCAACGCCCTGCCCCACGCCTTTTTCGACCGCGACGCCCAGGTGCTTGCCAAAGACCTGCTGGGCAAAGTCATCCGCCACAAGGTCGGCGACCTGTGGCTCAGCGCGCGGATCATCGAGACCGAGGCGTATTACTTCGCGGAAAAGGGCAGCCACGCCTCCCTGGGCTACACGGAAAAACGTAAGGCTTTATTTCTGGATGGCGGGCACATCTATATGTACTACGCCCGGGGCGGCGATTCGCTGAACTTCAGCGCCCAGGGCCCCGGCAATGCGGTGCTGATCAAATCGGCGTACCCGTGGGTCGATGCCCTGTCCGGGCCGGCGAGCCTGGCGCAGATGTTATTGAACAACCCCGACGCCCAAGGCCGACCGCGTACACCGCAAAAACTCTGTGCCGGCCAGACCCTGTTATGCAAAGCTTTGGGGCTGAAAGTGCCGGACTGGGACGCCAAGCGCTTCGACCCCGAGCGCTTGCTGGTGGAAGACGTGGGCGTGCCAACGGTCAATGCGATCCAGACCACTCGCCTGGGCATTCCCCTGGGACGGGACGAGCACCTGCCCTACCGTTTTGTCGATGCGGCCTATGCCCCGTGGTGTACCCGTAATCCGTTGCGGCGGGGGCAGGTCGAAGGGCGTGATTACTTTTTGCTTTCCTGA
- a CDS encoding bifunctional DedA family/phosphatase PAP2 family protein, which yields MGPWLDSITGWLTVNPQWLAVAVFIVACVECLAIAGLIVPGTVLLFAIAVLAGSGALSLGETLLLGLLGGLLGDLVSYFLGRHFHQNIRRLPGLRHHPEWMSAAESYFQRYGIASLLVGRFIGPLRPMLPMVAGMCDMPFPRFAAVSVLAASGWTVAYLLPGWATGAAFRLPLPEGFWPQAGVVIGSIAVMIGLSVNSTLRRHRHATALIAGIGLVILIGLFIGFRYLTAFDQGLMALVQEHRGPTLDEIAVTFTLIGEFRYMLIVCSLVTGLLLLARQWRQAIFAGGTMLFTALANTGCKHFFARVRPEILTDPLTSYSMPSGHSSGAFALFLTLAVLAGRGQPPRLRLTWLLLGCLPALAIALSRVYLGAHWPSDIVAGAMLAASICAAALWLSQRQTPLPAMPPKVWWLVLPALVAVFSFFALRHLPHAMLRYAY from the coding sequence ATGGGCCCATGGCTCGATAGCATCACCGGTTGGTTGACCGTCAACCCGCAATGGCTGGCGGTGGCGGTGTTCATCGTCGCCTGCGTGGAATGCCTGGCCATCGCCGGTCTGATCGTGCCGGGCACGGTGCTGCTGTTTGCGATTGCGGTGCTGGCCGGCAGCGGCGCATTGTCCTTGGGCGAGACGCTGCTGCTGGGCCTGCTCGGGGGTTTGCTGGGGGACCTGGTGTCGTACTTCCTCGGCCGGCATTTCCACCAGAACATCCGGCGCCTGCCGGGGCTGCGGCATCACCCGGAATGGATGAGCGCCGCGGAAAGCTATTTCCAGCGCTACGGCATCGCCAGCCTGCTGGTGGGCCGTTTCATCGGCCCGCTACGGCCGATGTTGCCGATGGTGGCCGGGATGTGCGACATGCCGTTCCCGCGCTTCGCCGCCGTCAGCGTGTTGGCCGCGTCGGGCTGGACCGTGGCCTACCTGTTGCCGGGCTGGGCCACCGGGGCGGCGTTTCGCCTGCCGCTGCCCGAAGGTTTCTGGCCCCAGGCCGGCGTGGTCATCGGCAGTATCGCGGTGATGATCGGGCTGAGCGTCAACAGCACCCTGCGGCGCCATCGTCATGCCACAGCACTGATCGCCGGCATCGGCCTGGTGATCCTGATCGGCCTGTTCATCGGCTTTCGCTACCTGACGGCGTTCGACCAAGGCTTGATGGCCCTGGTCCAAGAGCATCGCGGCCCGACGCTGGATGAAATCGCCGTGACCTTTACGCTGATCGGCGAATTCCGCTACATGTTGATTGTGTGCAGCCTGGTGACCGGGTTGCTGCTGTTGGCACGGCAATGGCGCCAGGCAATCTTCGCCGGGGGCACGATGCTGTTCACCGCCCTGGCCAATACCGGCTGCAAACACTTCTTTGCCCGTGTGCGCCCGGAAATCCTCACCGACCCGCTGACCAGCTACAGCATGCCCAGCGGCCATTCCTCCGGGGCATTCGCGCTGTTCCTGACCCTCGCTGTCCTGGCCGGCCGCGGTCAACCGCCACGCCTGCGCCTGACCTGGCTGCTGCTGGGCTGCCTGCCGGCACTGGCCATTGCCCTGTCGCGGGTCTACCTGGGCGCGCACTGGCCCAGCGACATCGTCGCCGGGGCGATGCTCGCCGCCAGCATCTGTGCGGCCGCCCTGTGGTTGAGCCAGCGCCAGACCCCGCTGCCGGCCATGCCGCCGAAAGTCTGGTGGCTGGTCCTGCCGGCGCTGGTGGCGGTGTTCAGCTTCTTCGCCCTGCGGCATTTGCCCCATGCGATGTTGCGGTATGCCTATTAG
- a CDS encoding LON peptidase substrate-binding domain-containing protein translates to MSLPLFPLNTVLFPGCILDLQIFEARYLDMIGRCMKKGEGFGVVCILDGEEVGIAPEGYARVGCEARITDFSQQDNGLLGIRVQGGRRFIVHDSSVQADQLTVAEVEWLEEEPEQPLQDEDADLVALLKALAEHPMVEALNMGTEATGQQSLANQLAYLLPFNELDKIDLLQLDDPQQRLDAIQALLDELQGELFA, encoded by the coding sequence CGGTTGCATCCTCGACTTGCAGATTTTCGAGGCGCGCTACCTCGACATGATCGGGCGCTGCATGAAAAAGGGCGAAGGCTTCGGGGTGGTGTGCATCCTCGATGGCGAGGAAGTCGGCATCGCGCCTGAAGGCTACGCGCGGGTCGGCTGTGAAGCGCGCATTACCGATTTTTCCCAGCAGGACAATGGTCTGCTGGGCATTCGCGTGCAGGGTGGGCGGCGCTTTATCGTCCATGACAGCAGCGTCCAGGCCGATCAACTGACGGTCGCCGAGGTCGAGTGGCTGGAAGAAGAGCCGGAGCAACCGCTGCAGGATGAAGACGCCGACCTGGTGGCGCTGCTCAAGGCCCTGGCCGAGCACCCGATGGTCGAGGCTCTGAACATGGGCACCGAAGCGACCGGCCAGCAATCGCTGGCCAATCAACTGGCTTACCTGCTGCCGTTCAATGAGCTGGACAAGATCGACCTGCTGCAACTCGACGACCCGCAACAGCGCCTGGATGCGATCCAGGCGTTGCTCGATGAGTTGCAAGGTGAGCTCTTCGCCTGA